From one Streptococcus oralis genomic stretch:
- the thrB gene encoding homoserine kinase, which produces MKIIVPATSANIGPGFDSVGVAVTKYLQIEVCEERDEWLIEHQIGKWIPHDERNLLLKIALQIAPDLQPRRLKMTSDVPLARGLGSSSSVIVAGIELANQLGKLNLSDNEKLQLATKIEGHPDNVAPAIYGNLVVASSVDGEVSAIVADFPKCDFLAYIPNYELRTRDSRGVLPKKLSYKEAVAASSIANVAVAALLAGDMVTAGQAIEGDLFHERYRQSLVREFTTIKQVAKENGAYATYLSGAGPTVMVLASHDKMPKIKAELQKQSFKGKLHDLKVDTQGVRVEAK; this is translated from the coding sequence ATGAAGATTATTGTACCTGCAACCAGTGCCAATATCGGGCCAGGTTTTGATTCGGTCGGTGTAGCTGTAACCAAGTATCTTCAAATTGAGGTCTGTGAAGAACGAGATGAGTGGTTGATTGAACACCAGATTGGTAAATGGATTCCCCATGACGAGCGTAATCTCTTGCTTAAGATTGCCTTGCAAATTGCACCTGACTTGCAACCGAGACGCTTGAAAATGACCAGTGATGTTCCCTTGGCGCGTGGTTTGGGTTCTTCTAGCTCGGTTATCGTTGCTGGGATTGAACTAGCTAACCAGCTGGGCAAGCTCAACTTATCAGACAATGAAAAATTGCAGCTGGCGACCAAGATTGAAGGGCATCCTGACAATGTGGCTCCAGCTATCTATGGAAATCTTGTTGTTGCGAGCTCTGTTGACGGAGAAGTTTCAGCCATTGTGGCAGACTTCCCAAAGTGTGATTTTCTAGCCTACATCCCAAACTATGAATTGCGTACCAGAGACAGCCGCGGTGTCTTGCCTAAAAAGTTGTCCTACAAGGAAGCTGTTGCGGCAAGTTCGATTGCCAATGTTGCAGTTGCAGCCTTGTTGGCAGGAGACATGGTGACTGCTGGTCAGGCGATTGAGGGAGACCTCTTCCACGAGCGCTATCGTCAAAGTCTGGTTCGTGAATTTACGACGATTAAGCAAGTAGCCAAAGAGAATGGTGCCTATGCAACCTATCTTTCTGGAGCTGGTCCGACAGTTATGGTTCTGGCTTCTCATGACAAGATGCCCAAGATTAAAGCTGAATTGCAAAAGCAGTCTTTCAAAGGCAAACTGCATGATTTGAAAGTTGATACCCAAGGTGTCCGTGTCGAAGCAAAATAA
- the msrB gene encoding peptide-methionine (R)-S-oxide reductase MsrB: protein MAEIYLAGGCFWGLEEYFSRISGVLATSVGYANGQVETTNYQLLKETDHAETVQVIYDEKAVSLREILLYYFRVIDPLSINQQGNDRGRQYRTGIYYQDETDLPAIYTVVQEQERMLGRKIAVEVEKLRHYILAEDYHQDYLKKNPSGYCHIDVTDAEKPLIDAANYEKPSQEVLKENLTEESYRVTQEAATEAPFSNAYDQTFEEGIYVDITTGEPLFFAKDKFASGCGWPSFSRPISKELIHYYKDLSHGMERIEVRSRSGNAHLGHVFTDGPQELGGLRYCINSASLRFVAKDEMEKAGYGYLLPYLNK, encoded by the coding sequence ATGGCAGAAATTTATCTAGCAGGTGGTTGTTTTTGGGGCCTAGAGGAGTATTTTTCACGAATTTCAGGCGTATTAGCAACCAGTGTTGGCTACGCTAATGGCCAAGTCGAAACAACTAATTACCAGCTGCTCAAGGAAACAGACCATGCAGAGACGGTTCAAGTGATTTATGATGAGAAAGCAGTGTCACTTAGAGAGATTTTGCTTTATTATTTCCGTGTCATTGATCCCTTGTCTATTAACCAACAAGGGAATGACCGTGGTCGCCAATATCGGACAGGAATCTATTACCAAGATGAAACAGACTTGCCAGCTATCTACACAGTGGTGCAGGAGCAGGAGCGTATGCTGGGGCGAAAGATTGCAGTAGAGGTGGAGAAACTTCGCCACTACATTTTAGCAGAAGACTACCATCAAGACTATCTCAAGAAAAATCCTTCCGGTTATTGTCATATCGATGTGACCGATGCTGAGAAGCCATTGATTGACGCAGCCAACTATGAAAAGCCTAGTCAAGAGGTGTTAAAGGAAAACTTAACTGAAGAGTCCTATCGTGTCACCCAAGAAGCTGCTACAGAGGCTCCATTTAGTAATGCTTATGACCAGACCTTCGAAGAAGGGATTTATGTAGATATCACGACTGGCGAGCCACTCTTTTTTGCCAAGGATAAGTTTGCTTCAGGTTGTGGTTGGCCAAGTTTTAGCCGTCCAATTTCCAAGGAATTGATTCATTATTACAAGGACTTGAGCCATGGGATGGAGCGAATCGAGGTTCGTTCTCGGTCAGGAAATGCTCACTTGGGTCATGTCTTTACAGATGGACCTCAGGAGTTAGGTGGCCTGCGTTACTGTATTAATTCTGCCTCCTTGCGCTTTGTAGCCAAGGATGAGATGGAAAAAGCAGGATATGGCTATCTATTACCTTACTTAAACAAATAA